One Bombus fervidus isolate BK054 unplaced genomic scaffold, iyBomFerv1 scaffold0062, whole genome shotgun sequence genomic region harbors:
- the LOC139997354 gene encoding transmembrane reductase CYB561D2-like, producing MFPTVTLPKTISVELKHFGSKVFVARSTHCAKGSGMKQSLVLHATFSSIQVGLLITEAIFSVSGEAYVGWKVSRVNRVTIHWILHATGLALVLVGLIIIVVNKNNNNNPHFVTPHAILGLVSIILAFLTAAFGIVTNNSRWLYPRFRPVLLKIMHAFGGIIVTVLLLATLITGTYTKWWPGGYTGRSLTFTAFFIAGFFILLKPVLGAVSRSRVVFGPPPATT from the exons ATGTTTCCCACAGTCACATTACCAAAGACTATCTCAGTGGAATTGAAACATTTTGGGTCGAAGGTGTTCGTGGCTAGATCTACACATTGCGCTAAAGGTTCTGGCATGAAGCAGTCGCTGGTGCTCCATG CAACTTTTTCCTCGATACAGGTGGGTCTTCTGATAACCGAGGCGATATTCAGCGTTTCCGGCGAAGCGTATGTCGGCTGGAAGGTGTCCAGAGTCAATAGAGTAACGATTCACTGGATCCTGCACGCCACCGGTCTAGCATTAGTATTAGTCGGACTGATCATCATCGTGGTCAACaagaacaacaacaataatccGCATTTTGTCACGCCTCACGCGATCCTCGGATTGGTCAGCATTATCTTGGCGTTTCTAACAGCTGCGTTCGGCATCGTCACCAACAATTCCAGGTGGCTGTATCCGCGTTTCAGGCCGGTTCTTCTGAAAATCATGCACGCGTTTGGTGGTATCATAGTCACGGTGCTCTTGCTTGCGACGTTGATCACGGGCACGTACACGAAATGGTGGCCTGGTGGCTATACTGGAAGAAGCTTGACGTTCACAGCGTTCTTCATCGCGGGTTTCTTCATCCTTCTGAAGCCGGTTCTAGGAGCTGTTTCGAGAAGCAGAGTGGTTTTCGGTCCGCCACCTGCTACCACCTAA